The following are encoded together in the Streptomyces tsukubensis genome:
- a CDS encoding helix-turn-helix domain-containing protein yields the protein MTANTELLTVPQVMERLQLGRTAVYDLIRSRQLTSLTLGRARRIPAHALTDFIRTRLDQEAAA from the coding sequence ATGACCGCCAACACAGAGCTCCTCACCGTCCCCCAGGTCATGGAACGCCTCCAACTCGGCCGCACCGCCGTCTACGACCTCATCCGCTCTCGTCAGCTCACCTCCCTCACCCTCGGCCGAGCCCGCCGGATCCCCGCCCACGCCCTCACCGACTTCATCCGCACCCGCCTCGACCAGGAAGCCGCCGCCTGA
- a CDS encoding polymorphic toxin-type HINT domain-containing protein, translating to MDTRMKRPTVPFPRGGALRRTSLALSAVMVATFLQITTPPAEAVGSKLPGLPASEKPVSVTASVKAVPRTLQKGPRAPATTPHRKWPDAAVATVDVPNGSKTAKPGFIRVADTPLTLAPVTKTAARAPHASKDSGPVRVTARVLDRAMTKRAGQQGMLFTLQAKSPARPGGVSKTPLAKNGEVAVNVDYSAFAGAFGGSYASRMRLFELPACVLDTANDVCRTQTAVATTNDTAKQTLSADVVQLRTGSPTVLMAAAATEGDKGDYKATALSPSAAWSTNLNTGDFSWSYDMPVPQVPGGLTPDVGLSYSSGTVDGRTGGTNNQASWAGDGFDLWPGSIERRYKPCAEDGEKNADGNKPGDQCWAYDNAFLSFDGKGGELVPAGNDEFKLQQDNGTKIKRLTSADRGNGDNDGEYWRLTTPDGTRYYFGYNRLPGWSDGKETTDSTWTAPVYGNNAGEPCHASDFAGSWCQQAWRWNLDYAVDTHGNSIAYHYGKESNSYGRNLKAEDDTSYTRGGYLKRIDYGLTSSKMYSEKPQAQVVFDNAERCLPQSGVTCDASTIKDKAFYWYDTPWDLNCAAGTKCDKGRLSPSFWTRKRLTAVTTQVLKPDNTYGKVDSWKLAHRWGMADTDYQLLLDSVQHTGESNTPAITLPKTTFAYTQLENRLDKTGDGYAPFIKARLSTVADESGGQVDANYSTAACDWSALPTPQTNTSRCFPQYIGGDGSDAADKAWFNKYVVTSTTATDRTGGSPDQVTKYQYLDGAAWHYDDDDGLTKEKEKTWSQWRGYGHVRVQAGGEGAGAALKSQQDSYYLRGMDDDRKDTSGGTKTVTVPLGSGEGDPLTDHASTAGFAYKTVTFDKPDGKVLSKTVNRPWHHETAKKVRDWGTVTANLTGTSTTKNWDSLDNGAGTKWRTTSSATTQDTVAGRVTQMDDYGDGTTAADNTCTRTTYATNTDANILDSTARIETVAKPCAAATDRSKDVISDVRTAYDNGAYGAAPTKGDTTGTATLKSYAGTKATYLETGATFDSYGRALTSTDLTADITVDGTQAPVRVKRSDGVTTTTAYTPTTGLPTQIKTTTPPAKAGDATTTQSSSQTLDPQRGLPLKLTDANGNITETTYDALGRSSKVWLANRRNTSTPDYEFTYTTTDGQPTAVTTKTLDNNGGQLTAHSLYDGLLRNRQEQAPGPDGGTILTDTFYDERGQATKTFAPYYATVKPSTKLVEPNDSLAVETQTRTDFDGMGRPTETRQIAGNGDGGTVLNTTKTIYGGDRTTVIPPVGATATTTVTDARGRTTQLLQHHERNADAPFDTISYEYTPGGDLAKATDPAGNSWSYAYDQLGRQTKSVDPDKGTTTSKYDDHGQLVSSTDARGTTLVNIYDNLGRKTETHDGTAGGTLRAKWVYDTVAGAKGQLAETTRYADGQAYTSKVMAYDRLYRPTQAATVVPASEGKLQGTYQTKTTYKPSGLTAAIAYSGVGSLPGGTVTYGYEDQTLRPNAVFGQGMSSGTNYSLTGKPLQYTMNLTGGKKNQVTNTYEWGTQRLATSRVDREEQNGVDRSTAYHYDEAGNVLGMADTSRSGIDNQCFTYDYLGRLNEAWTQNTTSCTTTPPTGKISGPAPYWQSYSYDKSGNRTTETQHNPAGDTSKDSKSTYTYPKPSQPQAHSLTSRTTTVSSDTTTSDYTYDQVGNTTSRPGQKLTWDAEGHLSKVTEGSKTTEYLYDTAGNRLISRTATGTTLYLGTTEITLPKGADKPRATRYIDLGGGQNAVQKDDGTFSFTIADHQGTGQLAINAGNQALTQRRTLPFGGPRGETAKDWPGSKGFVGGTDDTQDTGLTHLGAREYDPTTGRFISVDPVLDLTDSQQMNGYTYSNNNPSTHSDPTGLCPPDLCGNGYPIGGTGTGKNNPLRIVTTAPKNFSRFSQSLGQPKSTGATGRGQIRRSSIRTLIGLEPRTEDRSQLSNYLTSYLGTDGNSFWNTPVGDGDRTAQACFGRAGCRAAYQHLANGGSIEETKKIAATYCITHRAQCIKEASSYDAAQEILAKLPEELAGLYGIKSKGTKATGCKCFLAGTKVLMGDGSTKKIEDLRPGDQVTATNPKTGKTALRKVTRLIVTDDDKKFNKLSLMTSTGVSTLVATHEHPFWSPSVHRWMKATNLKPGATLLTASGKTVAVASNHPFTKQARTYNLTVAGLHTYYVLAGKTPVLVHNSGGCNVADGPRLQARLAADELAGADGHSFQKHVVEQGEFPGIRTRAQFSDMIEGVILNGERRVRSDGASAYWRNGVIVIRNPGSRDGGTVFAPQEGHRYFTRNFKSE from the coding sequence ATGGACACTCGCATGAAAAGACCCACCGTTCCCTTCCCCCGAGGCGGCGCTCTACGCCGTACCTCGCTGGCCCTGTCGGCCGTCATGGTCGCCACCTTCCTCCAAATCACTACGCCACCCGCTGAGGCCGTCGGCAGCAAACTGCCCGGTCTGCCCGCCTCGGAGAAGCCCGTCTCCGTCACCGCCAGTGTCAAGGCGGTACCCCGCACCCTGCAAAAGGGCCCCAGAGCCCCCGCCACGACTCCTCACAGGAAATGGCCTGACGCCGCCGTCGCGACGGTCGATGTCCCGAACGGCAGCAAAACTGCCAAGCCCGGCTTTATCCGTGTTGCCGACACCCCACTCACCCTTGCTCCCGTGACCAAAACCGCCGCCAGGGCACCGCACGCCTCCAAGGACTCCGGACCGGTGAGGGTCACCGCGCGAGTGCTGGACCGCGCAATGACCAAACGCGCGGGTCAGCAGGGCATGTTGTTCACCCTGCAAGCCAAGAGCCCCGCAAGGCCAGGAGGCGTCTCGAAGACCCCACTGGCCAAGAATGGCGAGGTAGCCGTCAACGTCGACTACTCGGCGTTCGCCGGAGCTTTCGGCGGTTCTTACGCCTCCCGCATGCGGTTGTTCGAACTGCCAGCGTGCGTACTCGACACAGCGAATGACGTCTGCCGTACCCAGACTGCGGTCGCCACTACCAACGACACCGCAAAGCAGACACTGAGCGCAGATGTGGTCCAGCTGCGTACGGGTTCGCCGACCGTGCTGATGGCAGCGGCCGCAACCGAAGGAGACAAGGGCGACTACAAAGCGACCGCTCTGTCGCCGTCCGCCGCGTGGAGCACCAACCTGAACACTGGTGACTTCAGTTGGTCCTATGACATGCCTGTCCCCCAGGTACCCGGTGGCCTGACGCCCGATGTCGGTCTGTCCTACTCCTCGGGAACGGTCGATGGCCGCACCGGCGGCACCAACAATCAGGCGTCCTGGGCCGGCGACGGCTTCGACCTGTGGCCCGGCTCGATCGAACGCCGTTACAAGCCGTGCGCCGAGGACGGGGAAAAGAACGCCGACGGCAACAAGCCCGGCGACCAGTGCTGGGCCTACGACAACGCTTTCCTCTCCTTCGACGGTAAGGGCGGCGAACTTGTCCCGGCAGGCAATGACGAATTCAAGCTGCAGCAGGACAACGGCACCAAGATCAAACGGCTAACATCCGCAGACCGGGGCAACGGGGACAACGATGGCGAGTACTGGCGCCTGACCACACCGGACGGCACCCGCTACTACTTCGGCTACAACCGACTGCCGGGGTGGAGCGACGGCAAGGAGACCACCGACTCCACCTGGACCGCACCCGTCTACGGCAACAACGCGGGCGAGCCCTGTCACGCCAGCGACTTCGCCGGCTCCTGGTGCCAACAAGCCTGGCGGTGGAATCTCGACTACGCCGTCGACACCCACGGCAACAGCATCGCCTACCACTACGGCAAAGAGAGCAACTCCTACGGCCGCAATCTCAAGGCCGAGGACGACACCAGCTACACCCGCGGCGGCTACCTCAAGCGCATCGACTACGGGCTCACGTCCTCGAAGATGTACTCGGAGAAGCCGCAGGCCCAAGTCGTCTTCGACAACGCGGAACGCTGTCTTCCCCAGAGCGGCGTCACCTGCGACGCCTCCACCATCAAGGACAAAGCCTTCTACTGGTACGACACCCCCTGGGACCTGAACTGCGCGGCCGGCACCAAATGCGATAAAGGCCGCCTGTCGCCCTCTTTCTGGACGCGCAAGCGCCTGACCGCCGTCACCACTCAGGTCCTCAAGCCCGACAACACCTACGGCAAGGTCGACAGCTGGAAACTCGCCCACCGCTGGGGAATGGCGGACACCGATTACCAGCTGCTGCTCGATTCCGTCCAGCACACGGGTGAATCCAACACACCGGCCATCACCCTGCCGAAGACAACCTTCGCCTACACCCAGCTCGAAAACCGGCTCGACAAGACCGGCGACGGCTACGCGCCCTTCATAAAAGCCCGTCTGTCCACCGTCGCCGACGAGTCCGGCGGCCAGGTAGACGCCAACTACAGCACCGCCGCCTGCGACTGGAGTGCCCTACCGACCCCTCAGACGAACACAAGCCGCTGTTTTCCCCAGTACATCGGCGGTGACGGTTCGGATGCCGCGGACAAGGCGTGGTTCAACAAATATGTCGTCACCTCCACCACCGCTACCGACCGCACCGGCGGCTCCCCCGACCAGGTCACCAAATACCAGTACCTGGACGGCGCCGCCTGGCATTACGACGACGACGACGGACTGACCAAGGAGAAGGAGAAGACCTGGTCCCAGTGGCGCGGCTACGGCCACGTGCGTGTCCAAGCCGGCGGCGAAGGCGCCGGAGCCGCCCTGAAATCCCAGCAGGACTCCTACTACCTGCGGGGCATGGACGACGACCGTAAAGACACCAGCGGCGGCACAAAAACAGTCACCGTCCCCCTTGGCTCCGGGGAAGGAGACCCCCTCACCGACCACGCCTCAACGGCAGGCTTCGCCTACAAGACAGTCACGTTCGACAAACCCGACGGCAAGGTCCTGTCCAAAACCGTCAACCGCCCCTGGCACCACGAAACCGCAAAAAAGGTCCGCGACTGGGGCACCGTCACCGCCAACCTCACCGGCACCTCAACCACAAAGAACTGGGACTCCCTCGACAATGGCGCGGGAACCAAGTGGCGCACTACCTCTTCCGCCACGACGCAGGACACCGTAGCGGGGCGCGTCACCCAGATGGACGACTACGGCGACGGCACCACTGCCGCTGACAACACCTGCACGCGCACCACCTACGCCACCAACACCGACGCCAACATCCTCGACAGCACCGCCCGCATTGAGACGGTCGCGAAGCCGTGCGCCGCCGCCACCGACCGCTCCAAGGACGTCATCTCCGACGTCAGAACCGCCTACGACAACGGTGCCTACGGCGCGGCGCCCACCAAGGGCGACACCACCGGCACCGCGACCCTGAAGAGCTACGCCGGCACGAAGGCCACCTACCTGGAGACCGGCGCCACCTTTGACTCCTACGGCCGCGCCCTCACCAGCACGGACCTGACCGCCGACATCACGGTCGACGGCACACAAGCACCCGTTCGCGTCAAGCGCAGTGACGGTGTCACCACCACCACGGCATACACCCCCACCACGGGCCTGCCCACACAGATCAAGACCACGACACCGCCCGCCAAGGCCGGTGATGCCACAACCACGCAGTCCAGCAGCCAGACCCTCGACCCCCAGCGCGGACTACCGCTGAAACTGACCGACGCCAACGGCAACATCACCGAGACCACCTACGACGCTCTCGGCCGCTCCAGCAAAGTCTGGCTGGCCAACCGGCGCAATACCTCAACGCCCGACTACGAATTCACCTACACCACCACCGACGGTCAACCCACTGCCGTCACCACCAAAACACTCGACAATAACGGCGGACAGCTCACCGCCCACAGCCTCTACGACGGACTCCTGCGCAACCGCCAGGAACAAGCCCCGGGCCCTGACGGCGGCACCATCCTCACTGACACCTTCTACGACGAACGCGGTCAGGCCACAAAAACGTTCGCTCCCTACTACGCCACGGTCAAGCCCTCCACCAAGCTCGTCGAGCCGAACGACTCCCTGGCCGTGGAAACCCAAACCCGCACCGATTTCGACGGCATGGGGCGCCCGACAGAAACCCGCCAGATCGCCGGCAACGGCGACGGCGGCACCGTCCTGAACACCACCAAAACTATCTACGGCGGTGACCGCACCACCGTCATTCCCCCCGTCGGCGCCACCGCTACCACCACCGTCACCGACGCCCGCGGCCGCACCACGCAATTGCTCCAGCACCATGAGCGCAATGCGGACGCCCCATTCGACACAATCAGTTATGAGTACACGCCCGGCGGTGATCTCGCCAAAGCCACTGACCCCGCAGGAAACAGCTGGAGCTACGCCTACGACCAGCTCGGCCGGCAGACCAAGTCCGTAGACCCAGACAAGGGAACTACCACCAGCAAATACGACGATCACGGCCAGCTCGTCTCCAGCACCGACGCCCGTGGCACCACCCTCGTCAACATCTACGACAACCTCGGCCGTAAAACCGAAACCCACGACGGCACAGCCGGCGGGACTCTGCGCGCGAAGTGGGTGTACGACACGGTCGCCGGCGCCAAGGGTCAGCTCGCCGAAACCACCCGGTACGCCGACGGCCAGGCTTACACCTCCAAGGTCATGGCATACGACCGGCTCTACCGCCCGACCCAGGCCGCCACAGTGGTGCCGGCATCGGAAGGCAAACTCCAGGGGACGTACCAGACCAAGACCACCTACAAGCCCTCCGGCCTCACCGCGGCCATCGCCTACTCCGGAGTCGGCTCCCTACCCGGCGGCACAGTCACATACGGGTACGAGGACCAGACCCTGCGCCCCAACGCGGTCTTCGGCCAGGGCATGTCGAGCGGCACCAACTACAGCCTCACCGGCAAGCCGCTGCAATACACGATGAACCTCACCGGCGGCAAGAAGAACCAGGTCACCAACACCTACGAGTGGGGTACCCAGCGGCTGGCCACTTCCCGCGTGGACAGGGAAGAGCAAAACGGCGTCGACCGCAGCACCGCTTACCACTACGACGAAGCCGGCAACGTCCTCGGAATGGCCGACACGTCACGCAGCGGCATCGACAACCAATGCTTCACCTACGACTATCTCGGCCGGCTCAACGAAGCCTGGACCCAGAACACCACATCCTGCACGACGACCCCGCCCACCGGAAAGATATCCGGGCCCGCCCCCTACTGGCAGTCCTACAGCTACGACAAATCAGGCAACCGCACCACCGAAACCCAGCACAACCCCGCCGGCGACACCAGCAAAGACTCCAAAAGCACCTACACGTACCCCAAGCCAAGCCAACCGCAGGCACACAGCCTCACCTCCCGCACCACCACCGTGTCCTCCGACACCACTACCAGTGACTACACCTACGACCAGGTTGGCAACACCACCAGCCGCCCGGGCCAGAAACTGACCTGGGACGCGGAAGGCCACCTCAGCAAGGTCACCGAAGGCAGCAAAACCACCGAGTACCTCTACGACACCGCAGGCAATCGCCTCATCTCCCGGACCGCGACCGGCACCACCCTCTACCTGGGCACCACCGAAATCACCCTGCCCAAGGGCGCGGACAAGCCCCGCGCCACCCGCTACATCGACCTCGGTGGCGGACAGAACGCCGTCCAGAAGGACGACGGCACCTTCTCGTTCACCATCGCCGACCACCAGGGCACCGGCCAGCTCGCCATCAACGCCGGCAACCAGGCCCTCACCCAGCGCCGCACCCTCCCCTTCGGCGGACCGCGTGGAGAAACAGCCAAGGACTGGCCCGGAAGCAAGGGGTTCGTCGGCGGAACCGACGACACCCAGGACACCGGCCTCACCCACCTCGGCGCCCGCGAATACGACCCCACCACCGGCCGCTTCATCTCCGTCGACCCGGTCCTCGACCTCACCGACTCCCAGCAGATGAACGGCTACACCTACTCCAACAACAACCCCTCCACACACTCCGACCCCACCGGCCTCTGTCCGCCAGACCTCTGCGGCAACGGCTACCCCATCGGCGGAACAGGAACAGGCAAGAACAACCCCCTCCGAATCGTCACCACGGCACCCAAAAATTTTTCCCGATTCAGCCAAAGCCTCGGACAGCCGAAGTCAACCGGTGCAACAGGACGTGGGCAGATCCGCAGGTCCAGCATACGTACCCTGATAGGTCTCGAACCCCGCACAGAAGACCGTTCCCAGCTCAGTAACTACCTGACGTCATATCTGGGGACGGATGGAAACAGCTTCTGGAATACACCTGTAGGCGATGGAGACAGGACCGCGCAAGCCTGCTTCGGACGCGCCGGATGCCGGGCCGCCTATCAGCACCTCGCCAACGGCGGCAGTATCGAGGAAACGAAGAAGATAGCGGCAACCTACTGCATCACCCACCGAGCACAATGCATCAAGGAAGCAAGCAGCTATGACGCCGCACAAGAGATTCTGGCTAAATTGCCAGAAGAGCTAGCCGGCCTCTACGGGATCAAATCAAAGGGCACCAAAGCAACCGGATGCAAATGCTTCCTCGCCGGCACCAAAGTCCTCATGGGCGATGGATCAACCAAAAAGATCGAAGACCTCAGACCCGGCGACCAAGTGACGGCAACGAACCCGAAGACTGGAAAAACAGCCCTTCGGAAGGTGACCAGACTTATCGTCACGGATGACGACAAGAAGTTCAATAAGCTGTCGCTGATGACCAGCACAGGCGTAAGCACCCTGGTCGCGACCCACGAACACCCCTTCTGGTCCCCGTCCGTACACCGCTGGATGAAGGCCACGAACCTCAAGCCGGGCGCAACCCTGCTGACAGCATCAGGCAAGACGGTTGCTGTGGCCAGCAACCACCCGTTCACTAAGCAAGCGAGGACCTACAACCTTACGGTTGCCGGCCTCCACACGTACTATGTGCTGGCGGGGAAGACTCCGGTACTCGTTCACAATTCCGGCGGCTGCAACGTTGCGGATGGCCCCCGCCTTCAAGCTCGACTCGCAGCAGATGAGCTCGCTGGAGCGGACGGTCACTCCTTCCAGAAGCATGTTGTAGAGCAGGGGGAGTTCCCCGGAATTCGGACCCGCGCACAATTCTCCGACATGATTGAAGGTGTAATCCTGAACGGAGAGCGTCGCGTGCGATCCGATGGTGCGTCTGCCTATTGGCGAAACGGGGTAATCGTGATCCGCAACCCCGGATCGAGGGACGGTGGTACTGTCTTCGCACCTCAAGAGGGCCACAGGTACTTCACCAGGAACTTCAAGTCAGAGTGA